The following are encoded together in the Coffea arabica cultivar ET-39 chromosome 1c, Coffea Arabica ET-39 HiFi, whole genome shotgun sequence genome:
- the LOC113742529 gene encoding mediator of RNA polymerase II transcription subunit 13-like isoform X2: MWTNVFKIGGLHQISWFQFLPNEFDPSSLSDKSVKVDARDAATSVVLSSHLQLQKEGFLSTWTNSFVGPWDPSQGLHNPDEKIKLWLFLPGNHSSVVEKAQPTVSKLRVLASGLWVAPGDSEEVAAALSQALRNCVERALKGFSFMRFGDVFSRYHPSSQSEELYRKGQPVVEFIFAATEEAIFVHAVISAKHIRALSSGDIEMTLKHSTDHFSNRLPVVISPHGMLGRLTGCCPSDLVKQVYFSSVKLKASNEVVGLPYHALHGSGCHLRGQNCYAEITLGGPIGGNDKILAQNSGLHKNLSRHNLTESMPETKVNQKGPLEPSRVFIYPAEAVLVPVMQTSLARSCLKRFWLQNWIGPSLFASSFFMHSSDCKADSKDGSRLESNSLRSQHGYHSSSSSNNSSISSISSSSSDSDYRTSGAGDLEADADSLTCRQSGLSSIDQSHDILKLGSKRVHSGMSESFNQAGAVINPSTSDYGSIEVNNSAIIGGSNHPVGWGWDDDDRGMGMDIQALLSEFGDFGDLFEDDVLPFGEPPGTAESQAVVISAQDCGDFGSSPSTSMMDVSDQMLLPVGFPSFESFHSPPAPVAMDDSLTQNQDLTKTVSVPGKVNCPPASTSGEFDHVVKAEALMTFAPEYGAVETPSVEVTSSIFRSPYLPKSRKTETENSCSNKYVYSATPPSPCVDDSDEKSGITVNMKICSGRQDKIAVPQSKKYYTHIDGGIHKSNGMSSTCDDGTAAHEPVTMSSSLGLNSLNAVKSVSSKGSDGSLRVESFVPSLKPMLATELECLMCQAFMCRIRHTLLSSRCHLPVGLNRLSAVNILNQPHVDSSILSDNLSSKSEVKKKETIPVRIAGDMDAVLLDGNLSAPVGVWRPVTKGAKSTTHPMELCPSIPQNSFVEENLLSYGLRQPLQELLDGLALLVQQATSFVDVALDSDCGDGVHGWLALQEQLRRGFSCGPSMVHAGCGGVLSSCHSVDIAGVELVDPLSVDVQPSFTISLLQSDIKAALKTAFGTLDGPLFVSDWCKGRSLSCEAGSMCDEFYAESTASASECQDSSNGARAEEASDRKSLQEACLSESEQQAGSKLRPTLAVVPFPAILVGYQDDWLKTSASSLQLWEKAPLEPYATQKHMTYHVVCPDIEPLTTAAADFFQQLGTVYETCNLGTHSPQNFGSEMDLDSGKSSCSGFVLLDCPQSMKIDSSSASILGSISDYFLSLSNGWDLASYLKSLSKVLKTLNLSSCMTTSTKEGNSGPYTVVYVVCPFPEPLAILRTVVESSIAVGASVLSSDKEKRSMMHNQVGKALNHSAAVDETLSNVLTISGFSIPKLVLQIVTVDAIFRVTNPPLNELVVLKEIAFTVYNKARRVLRGSNCDVVPSSTSLSGRSHSVLMQMASPLTGMWKDCVGPRLAASSLQRESDLDASLRSSTWENSWQTRSGALGCDPSRGGDFLIQDESRCMFEPLFILADPGSLERGVTPPVFGNPASESSKVLADDGTSGSLMQSSASSGSGDTGPSSQHDSSESDGFGSGNQKTLPSLHCCYGWTEDWRWLVCIWTDSRGELLDSYIYPFGGISSRQDTKGLQSLFIQILQQGCQILQSCSADAGKPRDFVIARIGCFFELECQEWQKALYAIGGSEVKKWSLQLRRSVPDGMPTNSNGTSMQQQEMTLLQERTLPSSPGPLYSPHSKSSTFMKSGLGQPSNRKQLMGGVDSSRGLLQWVQSISFISLSVDHSLQLVFQADSLASGSTQSNGFLNQPSYLEGYTPVRSLGLTSASYVLIPSPSIRFLPPAPLQLPTCLTAESPPLAHLLHSKGSAIPLCTGFVVSKAVPSMRKDSRSISKEEWPSILSVSLVDYYGGNNMAQDKIVKGMGKLGGRGLSSEAREFELETHLVLESVAAELHALSWMTVSPAYLERRSALPFHCDMVLRLRRLLHFADKELSRQPEESPS; encoded by the exons CTTTGGGTGGCTCCTGGGGACTCAGAAGAGGTTGCAGCTGCATTGTCTCAAGCCTTAAGGAACTGTGTAGAAAG GGCACTTAAAGGATTTTCCTTCATGAGATTTGGGGATGTATTCTCGAGATATCATCCATCTTCACAGAGTGAAGAACTTTACAG GAAAGGTCAGCCAGTGGTTGAATTCATCTTTGCTGCCACAGAGGAAGCAATTTTTGTGCATGCTGTAATATCTGCAAA ACATATACGGGCACTTTCAAGTGgtgatattgaaatgacattgaAGCATTCCACTGATCATTTTAGCAATAGGCTTCCAG TTGTGATCTCCCCTCATGGAATGCTTGGGAGGCTCACTGGGTGTTGTCCAAGTGATCTTGTGAAGCAAGTCTATTTCAG TTCTGTCAAGCTTAAAGCATCAAATGAAGTTGTAGGTCTTCCATATCATGCTTTGCATGGCTCTGGTTGTCATCTGAGAGGTCAAAATTGCTATGCTGAAATTACCCTTGGTGGTCCTATTGGTGGAAATGACAAGATACTGGCACAAAATTCAGGCTTGCATAAGAATTTGTCTAGGCATAATTTGACAGAATCCATGCCAGAGACGAAGGTCAATCAAAAAGGGCCACTAGAGCCTTCAAGAGTATTTATATATCCTGCTGAAGCTGTACTTGTTCCGGTGATGCAAACATCATTAGCGAGGTCTTGTCTTAAGAG ATTCTGGCTACAAAACTGGATAGGGCCATCATTGTTTGCCTCATCCTTCTTTATGCACAG TAGTGATTGTAAAGCTGATTCAAAAGATGGTTCTCGGCTGGAGTCAAACAGCCTTCGCTCTCAGCATGGTTATCACAGTAGCAGCAGCAGTAACAATAGCAGTATCAGCAGTATTAGTAGTTCATCCAGTGATAGTGATTACCGAACTTCTGGAGCTGGCGATCTTGAGGCTGATGCTGATTCTTTGACATGTAGACAGTCTGGTTTATCTTCCATTGACCAGTCACATGACATTCTCAAGCTG GGCTCTAAGCGAGTGCATTCTGGGATGTCTGAGTCATTTAATCAAGCAGGTGCAGTTATAAACCCATCTACAAGTGATTATGGCTCAATAGAAGTTAATAACTCGGCCATTATTGGAGGTTCAAATCATCCTGTTGGATGGGGTTGGGATGATGATGACAGAGGTATGGGCATGGATATTCAAGCACTTCTGTCAGAGTTTGGAGATTTTGGTGACTTATTTGAGGATGATGTCTTACCTTTTGGGGAG CCTCCGGGAACTGCAGAGTCACAAGCTGTTGTAATTTCAGCACAAGATTGTGGAGATTTTGGCAGTAGCCCTAGTACATCAATGATGGATGTCTCAGACCAGATGCTTTTGCCAGTAGGTTTTCCCTCATTTGAAAGTTTTCACTCACCACCAGCTCCCGTTGCCATGGATGATTCTCTGACCCAAAATCAGGATCTAACAAAGACTGTCAGTGTTCCGGGTAAAGTTAACTGTCCTCCAGCATCTACAAGTGGTGAATTTGACCATGTAGTAAAAGCTGAAGCCTTAATGACATTTGCTCCAGAATATGGAGCAGTTGAAACCCCTTCTGTTGAGGTCACTTCATCAATCTTCAGAAGCCCATACCTTCCCAAATCACGGAAAACAGAGACTGAGAATTCATGCTCAAACAAATATGTATACTCAGCAACACCTCCTTCTCCTTGTGTTGATGACTCTGATGAGAAGTCTGGTATCACTGTAAACATGAAAATATGTTCTGGGAGACAAGACAAGATTGCGGTTCCCCAATCAAAGAAATATTACACTCATATTGATGGTGGAATTCACAAATCTAATGGCATGTCATCAACTTGTGATGATGGCACAGCAGCGCATGAACCTGTAACAATGTCATCCTCTTTGGGGCTCAATTCCCTAAATGCTGTTAAATCCGTCTCAAGCAAAGGAAGTGATGGTTCATTAAGAGTGGAGAGTTTTGTTCCATCTTTGAAGCCTATGCTTGCAACAGAATTAGAATGTCTCATGTGTCAGGCTTTTATGTGCAGGATAAGACATACACTATTATCTTCTAGGTGTCACTTGCCAGTCGGCTTGAATAGGCTGTCTGCGGTTAATATTCTGAATCAGCCACATGTTGATTCAAGCATACTGTCAGACAATCTTTCAAGTAAATCTGAGGTGAAGAAGAAAGAGACTATACCAGTAAGAATTGCTGGTGACATGGATGCAGTATTGCTAGATGGGAATCTTAGTGCACCTGTTGGTGTTTGGCGCCCTGTTACTAAAGGTGCAAAATCTACCACCCATCCTATGGAGCTCTGCCCATCTATtcctcaaaattcatttgtTGAGGAAAACCTTCTATCTTATGGACTGAGGCAACCACTTCAAGAACTTCTTGATGGCTTGGCCTTACTAGTTCAACAAGCTACTTCATTTGTTGATGTGGCACTTGATTCTGATTGTGGAGATGGTGTTCATGGTTGGCTTGCCTTGCAAGAGCAGTTGAGGCGCGGATTTTCTTGTGGACCGTCTATGGTTCATGCAGGTTGTGGGGGAGTTTTATCTTCGTGCCATTCAGTGGATATTGCGGGAGTGGAGCTAGTCGATCCACTTTCAGTTGAT GTTCAGCCATCTTTTACGATTAGTCTGCTGCAATCAGACATAAAAGCGGCTCTCAAAACTGCTTTTGGCACTTTGGACGGTCCACTATTTGTATCTGACTGGTGCAAAGGTCGCAGTCTGTCCTGTGAAGCCGGATCAATGTGTGATGAATTCTATGCCGAATCAACAGCTAGTGCCAGTGAATGTCAAGATTCTTCAA ATGGGGCTAGAGCAGAGGAGGCAAGCGATAGGAAATCACTCCAAGAAGCTTGTTTATCAGAGTCAGAGCAGCAAGCAGGCTCAAAGCTCAGGCCAACATTGGCTGTAGTTCCATTTCCTGCTATACTTGTTGG GTACCAAGACGATTGGCTTAAGACATCTGCCAGCTCTCTGCAACTCTGGGAAAAGGCGCCGCTTGAACCATATGCTACACAGAAACAT ATGACATACCATGTTGTATGTCCAGATATTGAACCCCTCACCACAGCAGCTGCTGATTTCTTTCAACAACTTGGAACTG TGTATGAAACCTGCAATTTGGGAACTCATTCACCTCAAAATTTCGGAAGTGAAATGGATCTAGATTCTGGGAAGTCTTCATGTTCTGGTTTTGTTCTACTTGATTGTCCTCAATCAATGAAGATTGATAGCAGTAGTGCATCTATTCTGGGTTCGATCAGTGACTATTTCCTCTCCCTGTCAAATGGTTGGGATTTGGCGAGCTATTTGAAGTCTCTTTCAAAAGTTCTTAAAACTTTAAATCTCAGTTCATGCATGACCACAAGCACAAAAGAAGGGAATAGTGGTCCATACACA GTAGTCTATGTAGTCTGTCCCTTCCCAGAGCCTCTTGCAATTCTACGGACTGTAGTTGAATCTTCAATTGCAGTTGGCGCTTCTGTTCTTTCTTCAGATAAGGAGAAAAGATCGATGATGCACAATCAAGTTGGAAAGGCCTTAAATCATTCAGCAGCTGTGGACGAAACACTATCCAATGTCTTGACTATTTCAGGATTTAGTATTCCTAAATTGGTGTTGCAGATTGTAACAGTGGATGCCATTTTTAGGGTAACAAATCCTCCTCTTAATGAGCTTGTTGTTCTGAAGGAAATTGCTTTTACAGTTTACAATAAGGCCCGAAGGGTTTTACGAGGAAGCAATTGTGATGTGGTTCCATCTAGTACATCCTTGTCTGGTAGATCTCATTCAGTCTTAATGCAAATGGCTTCACCATTAACTGGGATGTGGAAAGATTGTGTTGGTCCTCGACTAGCAGCATCTTCCCTCCAGAGAGAAAGTGATCTTGATGCTAGCTTGAGGTCCAGTACTTGGGAAAATTCCTGGCAAACGAGGTCTGGGGCACTCGGATGTGATCCAAGTAGAGGTGGCGATTTTCTTATTCAAGATGAGAGCCGTTGCATGTTTGAGCCACTTTTTATTCTTGCTGACCCGGGATCTTTAGAACGTGGAGTGACTCCTCCTGTTTTTGGGAATCCAGCTTCAGAATCTTCAAAGGTTTTGGCAGATGATGGTACAAGTGGAAGCTTAATGCAAAGTTCTGCTTCTTCGGGAAGTGGAGATACTGGACCAAGCTCTCAGCACGATTCATCAGAGTCAGATGGATTTGGATCTGGCAACCAAAAGACACTCCCGAGCTTGCATTGCTGCTATGGCTGGACTGAAGATTGGCGTTGGTTGGTGTGTATATGGACAGACTCTAGGGGGGAATTGCTTGACAGCTACATATATCCCTTTGGAGGAATCAGTAGCAGGCAGGATACAAAGGGTCTGCAGTCTCTTTTTATCCAAATTCTGCAACAAGGTTGTCAAATACTTCAGTCTTGTTCTGCAGATGCTGGCAAACCAAGAGATTTTGTTATTGCACGTATTGGATGCTTCTTTGAGCTTGAATGCCAAG AGTGGCAGAAAGCTCTATATGCAATTGGTGGTTCAGAGGTGAAGAAGTGGTCTCTGCAGCTTAGACGTTCTGTTCCTGACGGGATGCCTACCAATAGTAATGGAACTTCAATGCAGCAACAAGAAATGACTTTATTACAAGAGAGAACACTTCCATCTTCGCCTGGTCCTCTGTACAGTCCTCACTCAAAGTCTTCGACATTCATGAAAAGTGGTTTGGGACAACCTTCAAACAGAAAGCAACTGATGGGAGGAGTGGATAGCTCGAGAGGTTTGCTTCAGTGGGTGCAAAGTATCAGTTTTATCTCACTATCAGTTGACCATTCTCTACAGCTGGTCTTCCAGGCAGATTCATTAGCTTCTG GGTCAACTCAGAGCAATGGTTTTCTAAACCAGCCAAGTTATCTTGAAGGATATACTCCCGTAAGATCCCTTGGTTTGACATCTGCTTCCTATGTTCTAATTCCGTCACCCAGCATACGTTTTCTCCCTCCTGCACCTCTTCAGCTCCCCACATGCCTTACCGCTGAGTCCCCACCCCTAGCTCACCTTCTACACAGTAAAGGCTCTGCTATTCCCCTTTGTACTGGTTTTGTGGTTTCAAAAGCTGTTCCGTCAATGAGGAAAGATTCTAGGAGCATCTCGAAAGAAGAATGGCCTTCTATACTTTCCGTGAGTCTTGTTGATTATTATGGAGGTAATAACATGGCCCAAGATAAAATTGTGAAGGGCATGGGGAAATTGGGAGGAAGGGGCTTAAGTTCAGAAGCTAGGGAATTTGAATTAGAGACTCATCTAGTTCTCGAGTCTGTGGCAGCAGAACTTCATGCTTTATCATGGATGACCGTAAGTCCTGCATACTTGGAAAGGAGATCTGCATTGCCATTTCACTGCGACATGGTTCTGAGACTTAGAAGGCTTCTTCACTTTGCTGATAAGGAGTTATCTCGACAGCCAGAGGAGTCACCGTCATAG
- the LOC113742529 gene encoding mediator of RNA polymerase II transcription subunit 13-like isoform X1, translated as MWTNVFKIGGLHQISWFQFLPNEFDPSSLSDKSVKVDARDAATSVVLSSHLQLQKEGFLSTWTNSFVGPWDPSQGLHNPDEKIKLWLFLPGNHSSVVEKAQPTVSKLRVLASGLWVAPGDSEEVAAALSQALRNCVERALKGFSFMRFGDVFSRYHPSSQSEELYRKGQPVVEFIFAATEEAIFVHAVISAKHIRALSSGDIEMTLKHSTDHFSNRLPVVISPHGMLGRLTGCCPSDLVKQVYFSSVKLKASNEVVGLPYHALHGSGCHLRGQNCYAEITLGGPIGGNDKILAQNSGLHKNLSRHNLTESMPETKVNQKGPLEPSRVFIYPAEAVLVPVMQTSLARSCLKRFWLQNWIGPSLFASSFFMHSSDCKADSKDGSRLESNSLRSQHGYHSSSSSNNSSISSISSSSSDSDYRTSGAGDLEADADSLTCRQSGLSSIDQSHDILKLGSKRVHSGMSESFNQAGAVINPSTSDYGSIEVNNSAIIGGSNHPVGWGWDDDDRGMGMDIQALLSEFGDFGDLFEDDVLPFGEPPGTAESQAVVISAQDCGDFGSSPSTSMMDVSDQMLLPVGFPSFESFHSPPAPVAMDDSLTQNQDLTKTVSVPGKVNCPPASTSGEFDHVVKAEALMTFAPEYGAVETPSVEVTSSIFRSPYLPKSRKTETENSCSNKYVYSATPPSPCVDDSDEKSGITVNMKICSGRQDKIAVPQSKKYYTHIDGGIHKSNGMSSTCDDGTAAHEPVTMSSSLGLNSLNAVKSVSSKGSDGSLRVESFVPSLKPMLATELECLMCQAFMCRIRHTLLSSRCHLPVGLNRLSAVNILNQPHVDSSILSDNLSSKSEVKKKETIPVRIAGDMDAVLLDGNLSAPVGVWRPVTKGAKSTTHPMELCPSIPQNSFVEENLLSYGLRQPLQELLDGLALLVQQATSFVDVALDSDCGDGVHGWLALQEQLRRGFSCGPSMVHAGCGGVLSSCHSVDIAGVELVDPLSVDVQPSFTISLLQSDIKAALKTAFGTLDGPLFVSDWCKGRSLSCEAGSMCDEFYAESTASASECQDSSNGARAEEASDRKSLQEACLSESEQQAGSKLRPTLAVVPFPAILVGYQDDWLKTSASSLQLWEKAPLEPYATQKHMTYHVVCPDIEPLTTAAADFFQQLGTVYETCNLGTHSPQNFGSEMDLDSGKSSCSGFVLLDCPQSMKIDSSSASILGSISDYFLSLSNGWDLASYLKSLSKVLKTLNLSSCMTTSTKEGNSGPYTQVVYVVCPFPEPLAILRTVVESSIAVGASVLSSDKEKRSMMHNQVGKALNHSAAVDETLSNVLTISGFSIPKLVLQIVTVDAIFRVTNPPLNELVVLKEIAFTVYNKARRVLRGSNCDVVPSSTSLSGRSHSVLMQMASPLTGMWKDCVGPRLAASSLQRESDLDASLRSSTWENSWQTRSGALGCDPSRGGDFLIQDESRCMFEPLFILADPGSLERGVTPPVFGNPASESSKVLADDGTSGSLMQSSASSGSGDTGPSSQHDSSESDGFGSGNQKTLPSLHCCYGWTEDWRWLVCIWTDSRGELLDSYIYPFGGISSRQDTKGLQSLFIQILQQGCQILQSCSADAGKPRDFVIARIGCFFELECQEWQKALYAIGGSEVKKWSLQLRRSVPDGMPTNSNGTSMQQQEMTLLQERTLPSSPGPLYSPHSKSSTFMKSGLGQPSNRKQLMGGVDSSRGLLQWVQSISFISLSVDHSLQLVFQADSLASGSTQSNGFLNQPSYLEGYTPVRSLGLTSASYVLIPSPSIRFLPPAPLQLPTCLTAESPPLAHLLHSKGSAIPLCTGFVVSKAVPSMRKDSRSISKEEWPSILSVSLVDYYGGNNMAQDKIVKGMGKLGGRGLSSEAREFELETHLVLESVAAELHALSWMTVSPAYLERRSALPFHCDMVLRLRRLLHFADKELSRQPEESPS; from the exons CTTTGGGTGGCTCCTGGGGACTCAGAAGAGGTTGCAGCTGCATTGTCTCAAGCCTTAAGGAACTGTGTAGAAAG GGCACTTAAAGGATTTTCCTTCATGAGATTTGGGGATGTATTCTCGAGATATCATCCATCTTCACAGAGTGAAGAACTTTACAG GAAAGGTCAGCCAGTGGTTGAATTCATCTTTGCTGCCACAGAGGAAGCAATTTTTGTGCATGCTGTAATATCTGCAAA ACATATACGGGCACTTTCAAGTGgtgatattgaaatgacattgaAGCATTCCACTGATCATTTTAGCAATAGGCTTCCAG TTGTGATCTCCCCTCATGGAATGCTTGGGAGGCTCACTGGGTGTTGTCCAAGTGATCTTGTGAAGCAAGTCTATTTCAG TTCTGTCAAGCTTAAAGCATCAAATGAAGTTGTAGGTCTTCCATATCATGCTTTGCATGGCTCTGGTTGTCATCTGAGAGGTCAAAATTGCTATGCTGAAATTACCCTTGGTGGTCCTATTGGTGGAAATGACAAGATACTGGCACAAAATTCAGGCTTGCATAAGAATTTGTCTAGGCATAATTTGACAGAATCCATGCCAGAGACGAAGGTCAATCAAAAAGGGCCACTAGAGCCTTCAAGAGTATTTATATATCCTGCTGAAGCTGTACTTGTTCCGGTGATGCAAACATCATTAGCGAGGTCTTGTCTTAAGAG ATTCTGGCTACAAAACTGGATAGGGCCATCATTGTTTGCCTCATCCTTCTTTATGCACAG TAGTGATTGTAAAGCTGATTCAAAAGATGGTTCTCGGCTGGAGTCAAACAGCCTTCGCTCTCAGCATGGTTATCACAGTAGCAGCAGCAGTAACAATAGCAGTATCAGCAGTATTAGTAGTTCATCCAGTGATAGTGATTACCGAACTTCTGGAGCTGGCGATCTTGAGGCTGATGCTGATTCTTTGACATGTAGACAGTCTGGTTTATCTTCCATTGACCAGTCACATGACATTCTCAAGCTG GGCTCTAAGCGAGTGCATTCTGGGATGTCTGAGTCATTTAATCAAGCAGGTGCAGTTATAAACCCATCTACAAGTGATTATGGCTCAATAGAAGTTAATAACTCGGCCATTATTGGAGGTTCAAATCATCCTGTTGGATGGGGTTGGGATGATGATGACAGAGGTATGGGCATGGATATTCAAGCACTTCTGTCAGAGTTTGGAGATTTTGGTGACTTATTTGAGGATGATGTCTTACCTTTTGGGGAG CCTCCGGGAACTGCAGAGTCACAAGCTGTTGTAATTTCAGCACAAGATTGTGGAGATTTTGGCAGTAGCCCTAGTACATCAATGATGGATGTCTCAGACCAGATGCTTTTGCCAGTAGGTTTTCCCTCATTTGAAAGTTTTCACTCACCACCAGCTCCCGTTGCCATGGATGATTCTCTGACCCAAAATCAGGATCTAACAAAGACTGTCAGTGTTCCGGGTAAAGTTAACTGTCCTCCAGCATCTACAAGTGGTGAATTTGACCATGTAGTAAAAGCTGAAGCCTTAATGACATTTGCTCCAGAATATGGAGCAGTTGAAACCCCTTCTGTTGAGGTCACTTCATCAATCTTCAGAAGCCCATACCTTCCCAAATCACGGAAAACAGAGACTGAGAATTCATGCTCAAACAAATATGTATACTCAGCAACACCTCCTTCTCCTTGTGTTGATGACTCTGATGAGAAGTCTGGTATCACTGTAAACATGAAAATATGTTCTGGGAGACAAGACAAGATTGCGGTTCCCCAATCAAAGAAATATTACACTCATATTGATGGTGGAATTCACAAATCTAATGGCATGTCATCAACTTGTGATGATGGCACAGCAGCGCATGAACCTGTAACAATGTCATCCTCTTTGGGGCTCAATTCCCTAAATGCTGTTAAATCCGTCTCAAGCAAAGGAAGTGATGGTTCATTAAGAGTGGAGAGTTTTGTTCCATCTTTGAAGCCTATGCTTGCAACAGAATTAGAATGTCTCATGTGTCAGGCTTTTATGTGCAGGATAAGACATACACTATTATCTTCTAGGTGTCACTTGCCAGTCGGCTTGAATAGGCTGTCTGCGGTTAATATTCTGAATCAGCCACATGTTGATTCAAGCATACTGTCAGACAATCTTTCAAGTAAATCTGAGGTGAAGAAGAAAGAGACTATACCAGTAAGAATTGCTGGTGACATGGATGCAGTATTGCTAGATGGGAATCTTAGTGCACCTGTTGGTGTTTGGCGCCCTGTTACTAAAGGTGCAAAATCTACCACCCATCCTATGGAGCTCTGCCCATCTATtcctcaaaattcatttgtTGAGGAAAACCTTCTATCTTATGGACTGAGGCAACCACTTCAAGAACTTCTTGATGGCTTGGCCTTACTAGTTCAACAAGCTACTTCATTTGTTGATGTGGCACTTGATTCTGATTGTGGAGATGGTGTTCATGGTTGGCTTGCCTTGCAAGAGCAGTTGAGGCGCGGATTTTCTTGTGGACCGTCTATGGTTCATGCAGGTTGTGGGGGAGTTTTATCTTCGTGCCATTCAGTGGATATTGCGGGAGTGGAGCTAGTCGATCCACTTTCAGTTGAT GTTCAGCCATCTTTTACGATTAGTCTGCTGCAATCAGACATAAAAGCGGCTCTCAAAACTGCTTTTGGCACTTTGGACGGTCCACTATTTGTATCTGACTGGTGCAAAGGTCGCAGTCTGTCCTGTGAAGCCGGATCAATGTGTGATGAATTCTATGCCGAATCAACAGCTAGTGCCAGTGAATGTCAAGATTCTTCAA ATGGGGCTAGAGCAGAGGAGGCAAGCGATAGGAAATCACTCCAAGAAGCTTGTTTATCAGAGTCAGAGCAGCAAGCAGGCTCAAAGCTCAGGCCAACATTGGCTGTAGTTCCATTTCCTGCTATACTTGTTGG GTACCAAGACGATTGGCTTAAGACATCTGCCAGCTCTCTGCAACTCTGGGAAAAGGCGCCGCTTGAACCATATGCTACACAGAAACAT ATGACATACCATGTTGTATGTCCAGATATTGAACCCCTCACCACAGCAGCTGCTGATTTCTTTCAACAACTTGGAACTG TGTATGAAACCTGCAATTTGGGAACTCATTCACCTCAAAATTTCGGAAGTGAAATGGATCTAGATTCTGGGAAGTCTTCATGTTCTGGTTTTGTTCTACTTGATTGTCCTCAATCAATGAAGATTGATAGCAGTAGTGCATCTATTCTGGGTTCGATCAGTGACTATTTCCTCTCCCTGTCAAATGGTTGGGATTTGGCGAGCTATTTGAAGTCTCTTTCAAAAGTTCTTAAAACTTTAAATCTCAGTTCATGCATGACCACAAGCACAAAAGAAGGGAATAGTGGTCCATACACA CAGGTAGTCTATGTAGTCTGTCCCTTCCCAGAGCCTCTTGCAATTCTACGGACTGTAGTTGAATCTTCAATTGCAGTTGGCGCTTCTGTTCTTTCTTCAGATAAGGAGAAAAGATCGATGATGCACAATCAAGTTGGAAAGGCCTTAAATCATTCAGCAGCTGTGGACGAAACACTATCCAATGTCTTGACTATTTCAGGATTTAGTATTCCTAAATTGGTGTTGCAGATTGTAACAGTGGATGCCATTTTTAGGGTAACAAATCCTCCTCTTAATGAGCTTGTTGTTCTGAAGGAAATTGCTTTTACAGTTTACAATAAGGCCCGAAGGGTTTTACGAGGAAGCAATTGTGATGTGGTTCCATCTAGTACATCCTTGTCTGGTAGATCTCATTCAGTCTTAATGCAAATGGCTTCACCATTAACTGGGATGTGGAAAGATTGTGTTGGTCCTCGACTAGCAGCATCTTCCCTCCAGAGAGAAAGTGATCTTGATGCTAGCTTGAGGTCCAGTACTTGGGAAAATTCCTGGCAAACGAGGTCTGGGGCACTCGGATGTGATCCAAGTAGAGGTGGCGATTTTCTTATTCAAGATGAGAGCCGTTGCATGTTTGAGCCACTTTTTATTCTTGCTGACCCGGGATCTTTAGAACGTGGAGTGACTCCTCCTGTTTTTGGGAATCCAGCTTCAGAATCTTCAAAGGTTTTGGCAGATGATGGTACAAGTGGAAGCTTAATGCAAAGTTCTGCTTCTTCGGGAAGTGGAGATACTGGACCAAGCTCTCAGCACGATTCATCAGAGTCAGATGGATTTGGATCTGGCAACCAAAAGACACTCCCGAGCTTGCATTGCTGCTATGGCTGGACTGAAGATTGGCGTTGGTTGGTGTGTATATGGACAGACTCTAGGGGGGAATTGCTTGACAGCTACATATATCCCTTTGGAGGAATCAGTAGCAGGCAGGATACAAAGGGTCTGCAGTCTCTTTTTATCCAAATTCTGCAACAAGGTTGTCAAATACTTCAGTCTTGTTCTGCAGATGCTGGCAAACCAAGAGATTTTGTTATTGCACGTATTGGATGCTTCTTTGAGCTTGAATGCCAAG AGTGGCAGAAAGCTCTATATGCAATTGGTGGTTCAGAGGTGAAGAAGTGGTCTCTGCAGCTTAGACGTTCTGTTCCTGACGGGATGCCTACCAATAGTAATGGAACTTCAATGCAGCAACAAGAAATGACTTTATTACAAGAGAGAACACTTCCATCTTCGCCTGGTCCTCTGTACAGTCCTCACTCAAAGTCTTCGACATTCATGAAAAGTGGTTTGGGACAACCTTCAAACAGAAAGCAACTGATGGGAGGAGTGGATAGCTCGAGAGGTTTGCTTCAGTGGGTGCAAAGTATCAGTTTTATCTCACTATCAGTTGACCATTCTCTACAGCTGGTCTTCCAGGCAGATTCATTAGCTTCTG GGTCAACTCAGAGCAATGGTTTTCTAAACCAGCCAAGTTATCTTGAAGGATATACTCCCGTAAGATCCCTTGGTTTGACATCTGCTTCCTATGTTCTAATTCCGTCACCCAGCATACGTTTTCTCCCTCCTGCACCTCTTCAGCTCCCCACATGCCTTACCGCTGAGTCCCCACCCCTAGCTCACCTTCTACACAGTAAAGGCTCTGCTATTCCCCTTTGTACTGGTTTTGTGGTTTCAAAAGCTGTTCCGTCAATGAGGAAAGATTCTAGGAGCATCTCGAAAGAAGAATGGCCTTCTATACTTTCCGTGAGTCTTGTTGATTATTATGGAGGTAATAACATGGCCCAAGATAAAATTGTGAAGGGCATGGGGAAATTGGGAGGAAGGGGCTTAAGTTCAGAAGCTAGGGAATTTGAATTAGAGACTCATCTAGTTCTCGAGTCTGTGGCAGCAGAACTTCATGCTTTATCATGGATGACCGTAAGTCCTGCATACTTGGAAAGGAGATCTGCATTGCCATTTCACTGCGACATGGTTCTGAGACTTAGAAGGCTTCTTCACTTTGCTGATAAGGAGTTATCTCGACAGCCAGAGGAGTCACCGTCATAG